In Lactuca sativa cultivar Salinas chromosome 5, Lsat_Salinas_v11, whole genome shotgun sequence, the DNA window ATTATATGTTCATACATGTTTAAATTAAGAcgtgttttaaaaaaatatgttaattTAAATGCATTGAATAAAATATgaaatttgatttgatttttattaattaatttacttaGTTTACTAAAATTTTGATAACTcaaattttctctctccttataaaatataatacatgtccttataattaataatattaattatgTAATACATGCTAGTCTATGTTAATAGTATATACCCTAAGATTACATCATTTCATTCTTTTTAATCTGATGGTTATAAGTTGGACAAACATTCAATCAATACTTATGATTCACATTTGATCCTAAccttattctaataaatgaataattttATTCTCCTATTGAGTGTCATATTATTAAAACTCCTCATTAATATTGTATGTTAGATATCATGTCACTTGAcaacctattaattatcaatttcaaatttcaaatttcaaaattttcactctaattacattaaattatttattgattctccattttaatttttttcactctaattatattaaattaataacattagattaaaaaataaaataaaattaatgcaaattataaggtgatataacttcacgtatttatttaaatcaatgattataagtttatataactaaaatatatctcttaagtaataatttatttaaaataattgattaataattttgagtttttaatatgaaagtttaattaattttataactgtggGTATCACGggttataaaataatatatatatatatatatatatatatatatatatatatatatatatatatatatatatatatatatatatatatatatatatatatataggcttaggttattctatttacagtaattattgtgttattgtatgcataaatgtgggtcaatcaaatatacttattttaagaaagtgattaatatatattattgaattaaatataattgaaaaatatcatcttaattaattacaagggtaatttagttagttaatatagatttaataaatgaaatttgcatattttaagggatcatagattctattaattttaaaaatctgattttacaATTTCTAAGGTTTTTAATTCGGAcatctgacagaatatgtttgagtatgttaaaaaataaaaatattttttagtcataaaataataaaaatattcttgaacatatttcttgatcatgactttaaaaatTTCTTGTAGAATAAAAAAATTCTCGAACCAtcaattgaagaattaaaacaaaaaattacattaattcttatagaatacatgtaacaattgctaagaattacatttattgtaaaAGAATAACACTAAAAAACTTTCAACTcggaaaaaaaacatcaaaaatctaaaaaatacaataattcatctaaaaaaaataatgttgctaagaaacactttcaattttgttgtttgttcttcaagcatcaacttctgtgaaaaCAAATCCAATTCTGTTAAGAATCCAATAACGCATTAACaatgataaataaaaaactatattCCTTTGGAAAAATATGCGGACTTGTTAACTGCAAACCAATAACCAAAAATTGTAGAACATGTATAATCAATGAGAAAATATCCATACTCCGATTTAAAAGAATTAGAATTCGTGTTTCCATTCCGATAGAAtttgaattcgtgattccattccgaTAGAATTGAAATTGTATAAAATACACAAACCACTAAGGGATTACTAAAAAGTAGTTTACTCAATTGTTGATCATTGATAGCAAAAAGGAGAAGTGAATACCAATATTGTAAATAGGAAATATGTGAGATCTTATTGCTCAAATtagtttttgtttatattttgaaGTGAAAAAACATGTCTAGTTCGAAGCATATTAGCTCAAATTAGTATTTTCTTTCATTAAGACCAAGTGTTTTAGACAATATGTCAATATCTAATTTTAAACTCAAATATAATCATTTGCAAACTCTCGCCCATTGGCATCACATAACAGAAAGAAGGCATCAAGTCAAAATTTAACCCTAGTATAACAAGGAACAACTAATATTAATACATCTTCAAAATTTTGTGAAAACTTAATATAATAAGTTTCTATTTTGAAATTCTAAAGAAGATCGCCCTAagtcatttcatcaaacagtttaTGTGCTAAACATAAATTAAGTCGGATTGAAATGCGATGGAGAAATTATAATTAAACAAACAATTTCCACTTCACCAACTTAAGTTTTTACAAACGATAATTTGTTTCTATTCAATCCCACTGAAACAAATCAGTGAAGAATGTGCAAGTCAACATGATGGAAATCTATAGAGAAAAAAATAAGGATTGAAATTGATGCTTACCATACTGTCGATAACCACTCTAGATTGTTGACAGATGGCTTCAAGGATGATAAACGCTTCAACGGAGATAAACAACGGAAATCGAGCAGTGGATGCCGGTAGGATAGCCGGAGGTGAGCAGTCAACTAAGGGTCGTCTTGTGTGGCTGGAGGTAAGCAGCAAGGAGGAAGCGCCAGTGGTAAGCAGCGGAAGTGACCAACACCGATTGAGAGTCTTCTGGTGTGGCCGGAGACGCCTACGTTTGGCCGGAGATGGAATCGTTTAAACTTTGGAGGATTCACGATGTAGGAAGAATCCATCTTTGCCTGATGAAAAGGAACACGAGTTTAAAAGCCCTAATCTTTTAAGTGGATCCACTTGTTGAAAGCAAAGACGCCCTTATTTATTTAGGTTATAAATCAATACCATGATTATAGGGATTATTTTTGGAGGTTACTaaacaaattactaaattacccttatttatttatttaattttgattggcccacattgaTGCATACAATATCACAATACTTACTTTGAATACCTGAACCTAGCtctacatacatatatatatatatatatatatatatatatatatatatatatatatatatatatatatatatatatatatatatatatggataggttatttttgttttttactaactattgtgtgtcagaatgcacagatctggaccaccggatggaatagaatcaaaggtcatgatctgagagtccatgatattacaatagggtaacatgcaccatataatcacataattttctacataagggtattttggtcaatttacttatattaaaaaaagaaaatttcatgattttaagggataattaattcctttatttttaaaaatctgaatattttaaattaattcaaatttaaaaatccgattttattatgtcagaatgacataaaattttcgattttattcttgtAGAATACATTTCCAATGCATTAATATTTGATAATTGACCtgatatattattcatatacatcCAACTTGGGTCTATGATTTTATTCTTAATATGCATCCCAAATTTAATACAAATTCATAGAGActaatatcattatactttttagtgtagttatacatattctaatagaatatcataaaaagtgaataaaattcttaaaaaataatattcttGAATATACAATTATTGGACAAATACACTTAATCCTCTTCAATGGTCCATATAATCAACTTGATCTTCACATATATACTTGTTGTTGAACTCGATTCCAAATATTTCTCTTTTATGATCAATATTGAATTCTTCTCTAtgcaattctgaaagaataagataCATTACTCGTTAGTATTACCAGTTAAACAAATATATTTGTTGTTAACAAACATTCTCAAATACATTCTAACATAatgcatttatataaataaattctaacagaatacattaTAAAATGCACTTAAATCATAGTATTTTCTTCTATATGCATAAACATTCTAAAGCATGTATAAATGTATTTTGTCATAATTACTAGCAacacatgttttatgtaatatttataaATTCTCATAGAATTAAAGTTGTGAATTACACCAAAACCCATATGtaaaaattgaagaaaatgcACAAACCAATGAGTAAGtgtagaaaaaataaaaagttttagaCATGATAGCTCATACAAAATCCAATGCTTAGGTTGAATTGGAACATAAGCATTGAAATCCAAGATTTCATtataacagaattggaattcgagATTCCATTCTGGAAAAATTACCCTCATCATATTAGATACCAACACGATTTTGCTACTGCTACTAATTGAAGATTATTCCTTTGGTGCTTGATATTCATGAGGATACACCCATAATCAaaaatttatggtaattatccaatcaTAAGAATCAAAATTGcaaaaggagagagagagagagagagagagagagagagagagaggtataaAGGACTTAcaaaatgcataccacaaggtTAAATTCTTTAGATTCTCTTTCAGGAATTTCAACAAACACTTGTTAGACATTATCATCAAACAAGCCAAAATTCTGTGAAAGGCTTAGTATGATCTGAagcaaaacaaaaaaacataaattcTTTAGAGAACATCAAAGTTTATGTTTTTCAATACTAAGACTTGGAAAAAAATACTTACATGAATGAAATATCTCCAAAAAGCTGAGACTTGGAAATCGAGAATGATAAGCAAGAACGAAATGCAAATCATCATCTTCAACCCAGTAATAACAATCGTTTGATAATCAGCGACAAGAGAAAATGTGGAGGCGGTAATGGTATTGATCGGTGGTGATGCAACCTATGATGGGAAGAGAATCGACTGCCGACAAAGAATTCCAACTCCAATGTCCTCTCTTTTTCAATCGCAGGAGGGTTATGGATGAGTCCGACCCTCCTCTCTTCTTCGATCGTCGGAGGGTTAACCAGGGGAAGAAGGTTTCTGAAGGACTAACGAATTATAAGAAATATGAAGGTTTGATTATCAGGTCAACATAtttattttggtgattttaaattAAATCCCTCATTTATCTCAATTACCATAAATTTagagtcatgatttactaatttacccttattaatttatttaattattaaattattgCTAAATTCTCATTGGTCCAAACATGCATACAATAATTGttggaaacatttgaacctaagtctctctatctctttctctctctctctctctctctctctctctatatatatatatatatatatatatatagtttcattCCTTTAACATAGGTTACACTCAGTGGCGGAACCAGAAATTTTGATATAGGGGTACAAACACtgtcaatatattatatgtagTTATCCAATATCGGACATTAAAAAACAAGTTATAATCTCTTTAGTTAGGGGTAAAATAACATGAAATATGTttacaaataatattttttatatatataaaacaattttttgggGGTACTGTAGTACTCCCAACGCCTCATCTAGCTCCGCCACTGGTTACACTCATATACCTTAGGCATACTCACCCAAAATTAATCTTTTAGAGGTTAATTTTGGATAGGCCTCTagtaaaattgtttttttttttgaataatttgTCTCATTTAGGATGTGAATTCATGTTAACATATTGATTTTTCAAGAAAAAATTGGTAGATATTTCTTTTTACTCCTCTGAGTTTGTTTTTCATACACATACTTGGGGGATTAAGGTGAAATGACGTCGATTTTTTTCTTAAATACTCAATATGTTAACAAATTATTCAAATAGTAAGTTAGGGGTGTCTAACTACGGCCACTATATCTATGTCATGCATATGTAGTTATTAAATATTGGTTTTAAAATTTACTGATGGACCGTGAAGCTTGGATGTATGAACTGCGACATGCTAGCGATGAATATAGGTGTTGcttgattttattttctgaaagtTGTTGATGATCATCTGGTGAATGAAAAAGAGACTCACTTTGGTGTCCTGGTAATAAGTGTCATAATTGTAAAAACTTTAATGAATTAAACATAATAGAAGAACATCTAATATGTAATGGATTTGTGAATGATTATACATGTTGGACACAATATGGTGAATTATTAGTTCATACTGAAAATAATGGTGACGATATTGATGATTcacaaaatgacaattttgtaAATTAGATGACATGCTACATTATTTCGAAGATAATATCCCCGATAAAGATTATGAAAATTTCAACAATTGTTTGACGATGTCGAAAAACCATTGTATGTCAATTACACTAAATTTATCAAAATTTTCGTCGTGCTACAATTGTCTAATTTAAAAATGGGTGGATGATAAAAGTTTCACAGATTTGTTAGAATATTATTAATCTTATTCAAATATGACACGTGTCACCATTTCACATTGGTAGGAAGAAattgtaggaggatatttaatttttacatatatatatatatatatatatatatacacacacacacacacacacacactaggtgaATCTTCACGCGTTGCGCGCgactataattatttaattaaaataataaaattttagaaATTGTGATTTAGTATTTATTCATGAAAAAACCAATGTCAGTAGCAAAATAACACATATAGTTAACctattatttttattaactctAATAAGTTTATATCATTGGTTATTTCTACTATAAATTGATGATTTTATAGACTGTTTTATGTTGTATAAATTGTATATCAAACGTATGTTGATTTCTAGGGATGACAAAAAAGCCCGAACCTGACtgggaaacccgaaacccgatcatTTTGGGTCGGGTAACGGGTCGTTATCGGGTTTTTTTTATCGGGTTTGGGGCAAGGAGTGGGTTCCCCTCGCCTGGACCCGCCCCAccctgattatatatatatatatatatatatatatatatatatatatatatatatatatatatatatatatatatatacacacacacacacacacacacacacacacacacacgaatcctTTTGATATTAATTGCAAGCATTCAAAGATAAAATACTTATTGTGgacaatttttttagtttttaataataTGGTGTGAATGATCATTTTTTATTTCTTGACGTATTACACtaaacttaaatcaaataatctttttagttattaacaATTATTTATGCTTTGACGTATTATACtaaacttaaatcaaataatttttaatataacgtccaatttattttattaaagtgatgcaccatatttttaatttaaaaaggaGGCTAGAACATATGATTACTATAAGACACCACGGAATAAAGATTTTGTTATGAATTGTTATAAACCCGGTAAGAAACCTGAAAAATATCGGGGTGGTTTGGGAAACCATGCCCCGCCCCGAACCCGCCCCGATGCCATTCCTATTGATttctatatatattaaataaaaattagtATGAAAAAATAACAGAAAAATATGGAAAAATACTACAATTTTTAACAACATAAAAACAACACAACATTTAGTATACCATTTACCTCAAACAAAActtattaaacacttataaatcattcaaaaagaatatttagaaatcaacatacatttgatatataaaaacatttttataaaaaaatcgcGTTGAAATAACCATTGATGCAACAAAACTTATTTTTTCAACTCTTTTCAAATAACCATTGGAATGGAATAAAGGGTCCAAGTAAAATAGTGATTTGAAATTGAAAGTTATAGTGATTGTTAAGCACTAAGACAAATCTTATAAAAAATACATGTTAATAGTGGGTTAAAGAGTGGGGAGTGTTACACGTGAAGTATATTTTTATCACTTatcttttcttataaaaatattaatattttcttTAGCTTTACTTTAAGAAGGAATAGGAAAAAAGTAATTGACTAATGTAATAAGATATAAtagaatatttatttttattactataaaaCAACATTTAAAAAATGGATATAGTACATATAAATTTTGCGAGAACATAATGAATGTATTTTTATAACACACAAATAATCCTTGGTTTTCAACAATAAATTCATATCATATTTAAAATCATTCGTTCTAATTCATAACTATCACCAACATTTTGGAATAAAAACTATAAACTCCTTTTTATCAAAATAAATTATCAAAAGTTCCAACGATGTTATTTACACCAAATAAACGATAGACACTATGAGCATCCACAATGGGGGTTTAATGGAATAGTTGAATGAGGTGACATGCCTATTTGTCATTCAATGGATATAACTCCACCATTGTGAAATGACACCTTGGCATTCAATGAATTTAGAAttcaatggtcattgaactcttcaatgggaaaAATGAAACTCTTTAAAtctttatataaatataacaaaTTAGTTTTTGTAgacttttattaatatatatatatatatatatatatatatatatatatatatatatatatatatatatatatatatatatgtatgtatctttatataaatataacaaaTTAGTTTTTGTAgacttttattaatatatatgtaATATAATTTAAATGTATTGAATATATATACGTAATATGATTTTAAAATTCCAAGTCTTAGAAATGAGTCTGCGTAAAAGTAAGCAAAAAAAGgataattaatcatattaacaaaaTGGGCCacatgatttttatttatttaaaaacctACGAacatacaataaaaaaaaacaatcatataatattataaaaagataacaaaacaaaaaaaataaattactGTTTCAATATTTAACTCATTCTAGAAATataatactaatatattatacgaCTCAAACTTGATGAAATTAGATATTAATTTTGATCGTTGTCTTGTAAAAAACGTTCCCAAATATGTTCCATTAAATCGTGTCGAAGTGCATGATGCACTTCACTGTCACGTAGTTCAGCGTTTCTTAAAATTTGATATTGAATTTCTTTGGCTGGTCCTCGATGTACACGTATTAGAGGATCAACATCATCCGACCAATTACTAATCGCGTATCCTTAGTCCTCTACGATCATATTATGTAATATAATGCATGCATACATTATATCTCTTATATTCTTGAGTTGCCAAGATCTTGTTGGTCCTCGTACAATTGCCCAACGAGATTGAAGAACACCAAAAGCTCTTTCGACATCCTTTCTTGCACCCTCTTGGACTTCTTTGAATTTTGTCCTCTTTGGGTCAACTGGATGCGGAAAACTTTTAACTATAGTAGCCCATTCGGGATATATACCATCTGCGAGATAATATCCTTTATTGTATGTAATGCCATTCACTGTGAATATGCATTCTGGAGCTTACCCTTGTAATATGTCATTGAATAACGGTGATTGATTGAGTACATTAATATCATTATTAGATCCTGCTACCCCAAAATATGCATGCCATATCCAAAGGTCTTGTGATGCAACTGCTTCTAGCATAATTGTTGGACACTCTTGATCACCCCGAGCATATTGACCTTGCCATGCAATAGGACAATTTTTCCAAGGCCAATGCATACAATCAATACTTCCTAACATGCCAGGAAATCCATGTTTTTCCGAATGTTTTTGCAATAAATTTTGGATATCATTTGCATTAGGCTTTCTCATGTAATGGTTTGAATAAACCTAAATTAAACATCTACAAAAAAAATTTAGACATTGGATTGATGTTGTTTCACCAATTCGTATGTATTCATCAAAAGGATCAGCCGTTGTGCCATATGCTAACTGGCGTATGGCAGCTGTGCATTTTTGTAAAGGGGAAAGACCTTTTTTTACCTAAAGCATCAaatttttgttgaaaaaaaaaacagaatgaTTAGAGATACCATCAACTATTCGAAGAAATAACTCCTTCCTCATCCGGAATCTTCGTCGGAAAATATTAGCCGGATAAATAGGATGATCATCGAAATAGTTGTTCCAAATACGATCATGTGCTAATTCACGATCTCTTTTAATATATGTCTGACTTCTTTTAGGACGTGTTGAGCTTTTTGCATCATCTTGTTCTGCTTCTAAGCGTTTAAGCTCATGATACAATTGAATTGTTGAATTATCTGTCAATTGTttcattataaaatcataactataatcggatgaagatgatgatATTTAATGCAAAATGTATCAACAAAGATATAATTTTGAAGGTGTGTGGTggatttatattttaatatacaaTATGAGGATCATAATTGATTCAAATGGAAGTAGGTGggataatattttatttaatagaaAATACTTTGGTGATATTTAACAAATAGAAAATATACGAAAATATAAGGATGATAATCATGATATATATTATTTATGTATACAAATCATTATATatgtaaaaataatttatttatcatccactaaaatttgattcaaaatataatatatttcGTTGAAAATACTATACAATTTGATTCATACAAAACATATGGATGAAAATAttcttaaacttaaaatacatttttgatttcaaaaatataaaagtatataTTTGAATGAATACCAATTTGATGAAATATGATACATCGAATATTGTTGATTCTCTTCCATATCTTAAGTCTATGTTAGCAAGAAGTAATccaaattattatattaataaaatataaattagtaATGGTAATTGAATTTATAATTAATTGTCATCCAAATTACTTTGAAACTTTTATTCAAAATCCTTGAAATTCCATGTAGAATATTTGGAGAATATTGAACATCTTATACCAAATATCATCACTTTATGCAAAGTGCTCATATATTGATGTGCCGAtaccatttttcttataaaaaccTCTAATGTGATCATTTTCATTACCTGATTTCTTCACTCATACCCTTCATACTTAACTCATGAATTCTTATTATTACACAAACCTATTGAATTCTATTGATCTCGAAAATCCAAACAATCCTCCATACCCACATTCTTCATCTCCAATTTCTCCAAATCCAAATTATCCATGCACAAATCCTTCTCAAAATCAATATCCAAACCCCCCTCAAAATATGGAACCCACTCCAGAAGTTAGTCCCACCAACAAACGATCCAAGTCTAAAAAAACCTATTGGAGTAGGGAAGAAGAAATATTGCTTGCAAAAGCTTGGTTACATATATCAGAAGATAGCATCAAGGGCACAGCACAACGCGACAAGGAGTTTTGGCAACGTATCAACACATACTACCAAAGTTCCAACACAACAGGCACTATAAGAGCTCAAACAAATATTAAAACTCATTGGCATTACATGAACCCACTAGTTGTTGCATTCAATCAAATTTATTTAGTGTTGAAAGGTCAACACCTACGCGGATGGTCCGATGAAGATTTAAAAAAGGGAGCTTTTGAGCATTATAGTGCAAGATATTCTACAGATTTCAGGCACGATCACATTTGGAATTCGGTCAAAAATGAACCCAGATGGAAAGCCGCGGGCACTACATCTGAGGCATCTAGATCTTCATCTAATGCACATTCTGTTATCAACTTGGATGATAACGAAGATACATCTCACCCAATTGGTACAAAGGCAGCCAAAAAAACTATAAAAGGTAAAGCATCCAAGTCTACCTCGTCATCAAGTAGTCGACTTGATGAAATACTTGAAAAACATGTGCATGATAACAAAACAAAACTATGAACACTATCAGAAATCATTGGATTTAAAAAACGCTTTAAAACAAGAAAAGAttaaagttaaacaagaaaaaatcAAACATGACGAGATGTCAATCTTCTTTTTGGACCCAAGTATCATGTAAGAGGAAGGACAGGATATTTGGAGGAACCGTTGTGATCGAGGagatcaaaataaaatacaatattttGTAGTTATTGTATTTTTTAGGTATTTTAATCTTAGTTAATgtcttttaattattttatttcttttttcttttaatgaatgcatttttcattttttttttatttttattaatgtaTGTTTagctattaaataaataaacattttttagctattaaataaataaatacttttTTAATATGTTCTATTGAACTTATAGAGTTTAATGCATTGTGGGATAAAAATGAACAGAGTTGTATGGAATAGTGAATGATGATGTGGCACTCCATTGAACTCTATAGAGTTCAATGCATTCTGGATGCCCTaatatagtatataactaataacATAAAATACATGTTAAATAATGTTCTCTTGGACAAAAAATAGATTGTCTTAATATAAAAGAGAAAGACGACATAAAGATACATACATGTTAAGAAAGTTAATTGCTCTTACTGATAAATTGCTTAAAGATTGATTTACCAAAAGCTCATGAGAAGTAATTATTAGTCCTATTTCATAATCTTATGAATATAAAAAGGTTAATAACacataaaattaaaaacattgtcTCAAGTATacctttacacacacacacacacctaaatTTGAAGCTTGgttaatatataaaactttacaTGCTCAAAATTTGCATTTACTTGCATTTACATTTACAAAAGTTGCAATTTTTCTCTTACATACATGGAACCATTCGTATAACTCTTCAAACTCTGCTAATATAATCCATCATTTTGTGCTGACATAAATACAATATGCAAGCTACAATGTTCTTATATAggctaaatatttcatttaaccTATCAATTAAATAACACGATTTGAAGAGTTTTGGAAGTTACAAATCACAACAtttcaattaatcataaattaagttATATAAGTTGAATAgtgttgggagtttcaaatgcataagGTTTAAGGAAAAATGCTTtggaggtttcaaatgaatatggtgcaAGAAAAATGCCTCGGTTATAAGTATACTAGACGAATTCCAGCGCGTTGCGCAACGtaggttaaaaatatattgttaaaatgttgaaaaatatatgtttaaaatagtTATATTGTTGACATTAACTTTGACATGATATTTTGAACAATATTATTTATTAACATCAATCCACATTcctcattaatagaattaaatataattatctatttaatattatttttaacaatgtttatgattgattaatttaaatttttacttatgtaattattttctaatttcaataatgacgttcatttaaaatacaatttatttgttgttaacgttatgtaatttataaattgatgttattatcatttaaagttATTGTTCTTtagttttaaaccacttattattattaataagttaaagaagacttttaagaaactcttaatattactattaaaatgtgaaacatacactaaataataaactaataagatagacaatttgcatttcaaaagtagacctggcaatggggcgggtttggagcgaatcaaccttgatccaaacccttttaacaaatttcaaaatccgatccaaacccgctccgtaacccgcagggttttgaataatcaaacccatacccttatccaccgaatcaacagat includes these proteins:
- the LOC111900665 gene encoding glutathione S-transferase T3-like produces the protein MNSYYYTNLLNSIDLENPNNPPYPHSSSPISPNPNYPCTNPSQNQYPNPPQNMEPTPEVSPTNKRSKSKKTYWSREEEILLAKAWLHISEDSIKGTAQRDKEFWQRINTYYQSSNTTGTIRAQTNIKTHWHYMNPLVVAFNQIYLVLKGQHLRGWSDEDLKKGAFEHYSARYSTDFRHDHIWNSVKNEPRWKAAGTTSEASRSSSNAHSVINLDDNEDTSHPIGTKAAKKTIKGKASKSTSSSSSRLDEILEKHVHDNKTKL